The genomic segment GCCGCGTCGATGCCGATGGACGCACATCTGGTCATCGGGCTCGGCTGCCTGGTCGCGGTGGCGGCCGGGTGCCTGCTGTGGGCCCGGGTCGACCGGGCTCCGGCGGTGGCGACCGCGGTGGTGCGGGCCGTCATCCAGCTCACGCTGGTCAGCCTCGCGCTACGCGGCGTGTTCGCGGCCCCACCGGCCGCCGTGGCGGCGCTGGCCGTGATGCTGACCGCCGCAGTGATCACCGCCGCGCGCAGGCTGACGGCCTTCCACCGACCGCTGCCGGCCGTGGCCGGCTCGTGCGTGGCCGGCGCCGCGGTGACCCTGGGCATCGTGTTCGCCGTGCCGGTTCTCGACCCGTCGACCCGGCACCTGATCGCCCTGTCCGGCAGCGTCTTCGGCGGCACCATGACGGCCTGCACCCTGGTCGGCCGCCGACTGGCCGACGGGCTCGTCCGCCGCCGTGACGAGGTCGAAGGATGGCTCGCCCTCGGCGCCACCCCGCGGCAGGCCTGCGCGCAGATCGCCCGTCAGGCCGTCGGCGAGGCGCTGGTGCCCGCCCTCGACCAGACCCGCACCACCGGACTGGTGACCCTGCCCGGCGCGTTCGTCGGAGCACTGCTGGGCGGCGCGAGCCCGGCCGACGCGGCCCGCTTCCAGATCGTCATCCTGACCGGCCTGCTCACCGCCGAGACGGTCGCCGCCGTCGCCCTCGCCTACCTCCTCGGCGCTCCCCGTGTACTCCCCTCCGCCGGCGAGCACCAACCAGCCCACCGCGGCGCCCCGTAGCGCCGTCCCAGCCGATCAGCGGACCAATGACCCGGGCGTCGGCGGACCGTGCGAGCCGACGACCGGCCTCGGTTCGAGTCCAGTGCCGGACCTCAGTGTTTCCTCTCGGGAAGCACCGAAGACGATCCTGAGAGAGCCACAGCACACTGCGAGGCGACGTTGATTCATCCTGCCCCCGCCGGGATCAGCACTCCGGCCCTTGTCGTCGATCTCGACACCGTCGAGGACAACATCGCCCGGATGGCCCGGATCGCCACCGAGCGAGGGTTCGAGGTGCGACCCCACATCAAGACCCACAAGACCCCGCAGCTCGCCGCGCTGCAACGCGCCTCGGGTGCCAGCGGCCTCACCGTGGCCACCATCGGCGAGGCCGAGGCCTTCGCCGACGCCGCGTTCGACGACCTGTTCATCGCATACCCCCTGTGGCTCGACCAGGCCAGGAGTAACCGGCTGCGGCGGCTGGCCGATCGCGCGCAGGTCACGGTCGGCGTCGACTCCGTCCCGGCCGCCCGTCGCCTCGGCGCGGCGAACCTGCCGGTAGAGGTGATGATCGAGGTGGACAGCGGCCATCACCGCAGCGGAGTGGCACCCGGTGACGCCGTCGGCCCGGCCCTCGCCGCCGTCGAAGCCGGTCTGCGGCTGCGCGGCCTGTTCACCTTCCCCGGCCACGCCTACCACCCCGGCGCCCGCATACGGGCGGCGCGTGACGAGGCGACCGCCCTGGCTACCGCGGCCGACGCCCTTCGAGCCGCCGGTCTGCACCCCACCGTGCTCAGCGGCGGCTCGACCCCGACCGCGGCGTACACACGACCGGGAACGGTCACCGAACTGCGCCCCGGGGTGTACGTGTTCAACGACGCGCAGCAGCTCGCGCTCGGTGCATGTAGCCCAGATCAGATCGGGCTCGCCGCCGCGACGACAGTGGTGAGCGCACCCGAGCCCGGCCGGTTCGTACTCGACGCCGGAAGCAAGGTACTCGGCGCCGACCGCCCCCCGTGGGCACCCGGATTCGGCTTCCTTCCGGCGTTTCCGGAGGCGGTCGTGACCGCACTGTCCGAGCACCACGCCGTGGTCACCGCCCCGCCGGGCCATCCGATTCCCACGATCGGGGAGACGACATTCATCGTGCCCAACCATGTCTGCTCGGCTGTGAACCTGGCCGACAGCCTCGTCGTCACCCGAGGCGGCACGGTGGTCGACCACTGGCCGGTCAGCGCCCGCGGCGCCAATCGCTGATGGGACCCGTACCGGGTCACTCTGCTTCCGCTCCCTGACCTCAGCGACCGTGGCGGATGCGATTTCTCAGGAGCGCGACGAGGTTCACCTCGACCGCCTTCCAGTCGTCGTCGATGACCGAGAAGACGACGGTGTCCCGCCAGGAGCCGTCGCGCCGACGAGCATGCTTCCGGAGCACTCCCTCGCGTCGGGCTCCCAGCCGGTCGACCGCACGCAGCGAGCGCTGGTTGAGGATGTCGACAAGAAGTTGGACCCGAACGGCGCCGAGCGCGCCAAAGGCGTACCGGAACAGCAGCAGCTTCGCTTCGACGTTGACGGGGCCGCCGCGAATGGCCTCCGAGAGCCACGTATAACCGATTGTCAGCTGCCGCCTGGCCTCGTCCATCAGGTACAGGGAGGTCGTTCCCACCACTGCCGCCTTCTCCACGTCGACCTGCGCGAGCGCCTGCCGCGCCGGACTACGCACGGCCGCGGCGACCGTCTCAGCCGACGGCGGCTCCGATTCCGGACCGAAAGGGAAATACCGCAGAATCTCGGGGCTGTCGTGCGCCTTGGCCAGCGCCTGACAGTCCACTTCTTCCAACGGCCGCAGGAGGACGAACTCCCCCCGCAGGGTCGGCGCTTCGTGCCATTGGCTCATCAGGCCAGCGTAGGCGGGTACGCAAGCTTGCGGACTGGACGGAGATCCGCTGCCGGCGGACCGCGGCCGTCGTCGACGCCGTGGCCGAGTCAGAAGCGTTCACGACCGAGCAGGCGCCGGGCTGCTAGAACAGCGTGACCGCGCGTAACTGCTACGGGTAACACAGGCTGATGGCACGGAGGGCGGGATAACTCGTGAACCGAGCGTTTACCCTGACAGCCGCGATCGGTTCTGCTTTCGCTGCCCTCCGTGCTGTCAGCGTCGTCTGCCAATGCGCGTCAACGGACGTCACTTGGTGGCACCGACGGTGGGAACACGCCGGGTCGTGATGATCTCGATGTAGTCCATGATGGTCGGGACATTGGGAAGGTGCAGTCCGGGGGGCGGTGGCGTGCCGACCTGTTCGATGGTCAGCGGCGCACCGGTATCGGAGAAGATCACATACGCGACGCCGAGACTGAGGCTGGACTTGTCGGAGACCACCAGGCCCACCGCATGACCGGGCCGGCCGGCATGGTCACGGGTCGGCCCGGCGTCGAAGACCGCGGGGATCTGCGCGAGGACCTCGTAGAGCGCGGCGTTCTGTGCCGGGTTCGTCAGACCAGTACTCAGGAACCTCAGGACCTCGCTCGTGACCCAGAGGTCGACGGGGTAACCCCGTGCCACGGCATAGGCCTTCAGCCTCGCCAGGATCTGCGAGGGGTCGGTGGGGGTCAGGGCCGGATCGTACTCGGGGGGCACCGGTGGACGGTCGGACCTGCCCTCGATCCAGTCGTCGTCGGGGGGGGTCGGACCGCCGATGTCCGCGCCGGCGCGGTCGATCTGCTGGATGTACCGTTCGCTGTGCACCGCCCCGTCGTTGCCACGCCACAGGTCCGTGATCGTCGTACGGGCGGTGGTCGTCGCCTTGTGGCGGGCGACGGCGACGTCGAGCCCGTAGCTCTGGGTGCGGACATAGATGACAGTCCCACTCCCGGCCTGTGCGCTCTCCCGCTGCCGGCGGGCCGCCTCCGACAGCGCCGCCACCGCACGATCGTGATCACCCGTGGTTGCGGTGAGGAGAGGTTCCGGCAGCAGGGGCAGGGCCGTGGCCTGGTCGTGTGTTCGTACGACCGTGAGCCCCAGGAGCGCGCTCGCGAGCACCAGGACCGTGGCTGCCGCCGTCAGGACACCCCGGCGGCCTCGGACCACGGCTCGACCACGTCTGCGCCCAGGCCGGTGGGACCGGGCGGACGGATCGGCGAGCAGAAGGGCCAGCAGATCCTCCCCACGCCGCTGCTCGACGGCACTGAGGGGGGCATCCGCCACCGGGTTGGAGGCGCTCAGGAGCTCGCGCACAACGACGAGATCGTCGATGTCGCCACGGTCGTCGCGGTCGGACATCATGACCCTTCCTGGAAAGTCATCGAAGCTGGGGCTTCGGCGACGGTCGGCGTCGAGGCGGCTTCCGCCAGGGCCGCCTCGAGACGGCGCCGGGCACGGTGCAGACGCACCTTCGCCGTGGCGGCGGACACCTCCAGAGCCACCGACAGGCCGCGAAGATCCAGCCCCTCCCAGCCAGCGAGCTGCAGGATCTCCCGGTCATCCGGAGAAAGCCGCTCCAACGCCTGCCAGGCCATGTCTCTGCGTACCGCCTCGTCGGCGATGTCCTCATCGGTCAGGGCGGTCGGGTCGGTGGCCAGCCCGAACCCGACCATCCGGACTTCGAGCCGCAGCCGCCGGATCCCCGCGCGGCGCTGGTTACGCACGACGTTGCCGGCGATTCCGTACAGCCACGCCCGGATCTCGTCCGAGGCGGCGGGGCGTCGCTGCCAATGCCGCCAAGCCGCGAGGAAGGTCTCCGACACGACGTCCCAGGCGGCCTCGTCACTTTCAAGGCGTCGCTGCGCGAACCGCAGGACCGCCCCGCGGTGCTCCCGGAACAGCGCCTCGAACGAGGGCACGGCCAGACTGGCAGGCACAGGGACAGTCCTTCCTCGGGGCGTCATCCCGTTCATGTCCAGCACCCCCCACCCGGTTACATCCACCGTCCTTCCCACCAAGATGTCGTCTGGATATCCGGGACCCCGGACGGCGCCCGCTTACGCAATCACCGCCGCGACGACGAAGGACTCGCCCTCAGCTGGCATGAGGCAAGAACGTCTTCCCCCCACCGAGGGCCCACAAAGGCCGCCCGCACAGCGATGACCCGTCCGGCGGGGTGGTGCTGACTCCGACCCGTGCCGGTGCGCTTCCAGGGGTGGCGCTGGGTTGGCGGACGCATCCACGGATGGCCTGTGGGGTCGTGTTCGGCGGGGCGGAGCGGCCGGTGATGGCGGAGCGCACGGCGGAGGTTCTGGGCGCGATGGGGTTCACGTTGAACCGGCCAGACGATGAGTTGGGCGCGCCGCTGGTGATCAGCGGGCCGTAATCGACACCGGTCGCGCCGCAACGAGCAAAGCGACCTCGACCGGCAGCGCCGATCGAGGCCCCTTGTCGCGTTCCAGCCGATTACCGGTCGGAGGATGCGTCGATGTCGATGGTGAGGACGTCCGCTGAACCAGCCGACGGCACGATCCGACCACCACCACACCTGCGAGGCCAGCGGCCCGGCCCGGCCCGGCCCGGGGGATTCCGACCCCAGCCTGCCCTGGAAGCCCACCCAACCACCCAGGGCCAACTCCACGCCGGCCGGCCGGGGGGCTCCGGGGGGTCGACCCCCCGAAAAAATCGCGGCCCGCCGCGAAGCTGACCAAAAGTCAGCGAGCACGACGGGCCGGCTCGTGGAGGTGAGGGGACTCGAACCCCTGGCCTCCTCCGTGCGAGGGAGGCGCTCTACCAGGCTGAGCTACACCCCCTGGAAGCAACTGAAGCTTACAGGACGCGGGACGAAAGTGGGTGGGCGCCCCCTCCGGTAGTTGTCTCGTCTGGTGGGTGGGCTTCTGACGGCGATGTGCCGGCGGCGGCGAGCCCCGGCTGGTCGACGCCGGTGGCTCTGGCTGTCGCGAGAACGGAGTACGTCCGCTCGGTGAAGGCCATGGCGGGTTCGGTTGACGGGACGGCTCTGGCCGGCCTGGACGGCCTCGGTTGACGGGGTGACTGGCCCTGGGCTGGTACCAGGCGTGGGGCGGGTGGCCGGTGGCCGGTGGCGGTGACGAGGCCGGCCAGTACGAGCATTGATTCGAAGATGGCGGCGGCTTCGGCGGCGGCGAGCAGGCCTGCCTCGTGGCCGCGCCAGCCGCGGGATCGGGCGCCGTCGAGCACGATCCTCGTGTCGGGCCGCGGTTCGGGTCCGTCGCCGCCCCTGCCGCTGCCGGACTCGCCGCCGCCGCTGCCGCTGGGGCCGGAGTCGGGGCCGGGGCCGACGAAGACCAGCCGTCCGCCGGTGGGCACTGTCCGGTCCTCTACCGGGCGGTTCTCCCACAGTTCGAGGGTTTCCTCCGGGCTCCAGGCCTCGTCTCGCAGCGGGG from the Parafrankia irregularis genome contains:
- a CDS encoding ABC transporter permease; translated protein: MPMDAHLVIGLGCLVAVAAGCLLWARVDRAPAVATAVVRAVIQLTLVSLALRGVFAAPPAAVAALAVMLTAAVITAARRLTAFHRPLPAVAGSCVAGAAVTLGIVFAVPVLDPSTRHLIALSGSVFGGTMTACTLVGRRLADGLVRRRDEVEGWLALGATPRQACAQIARQAVGEALVPALDQTRTTGLVTLPGAFVGALLGGASPADAARFQIVILTGLLTAETVAAVALAYLLGAPRVLPSAGEHQPAHRGAP
- a CDS encoding GNAT family N-acetyltransferase, with the translated sequence MSQWHEAPTLRGEFVLLRPLEEVDCQALAKAHDSPEILRYFPFGPESEPPSAETVAAAVRSPARQALAQVDVEKAAVVGTTSLYLMDEARRQLTIGYTWLSEAIRGGPVNVEAKLLLFRYAFGALGAVRVQLLVDILNQRSLRAVDRLGARREGVLRKHARRRDGSWRDTVVFSVIDDDWKAVEVNLVALLRNRIRHGR
- a CDS encoding alanine racemase yields the protein MHPAPAGISTPALVVDLDTVEDNIARMARIATERGFEVRPHIKTHKTPQLAALQRASGASGLTVATIGEAEAFADAAFDDLFIAYPLWLDQARSNRLRRLADRAQVTVGVDSVPAARRLGAANLPVEVMIEVDSGHHRSGVAPGDAVGPALAAVEAGLRLRGLFTFPGHAYHPGARIRAARDEATALATAADALRAAGLHPTVLSGGSTPTAAYTRPGTVTELRPGVYVFNDAQQLALGACSPDQIGLAAATTVVSAPEPGRFVLDAGSKVLGADRPPWAPGFGFLPAFPEAVVTALSEHHAVVTAPPGHPIPTIGETTFIVPNHVCSAVNLADSLVVTRGGTVVDHWPVSARGANR
- a CDS encoding RNA polymerase sigma factor, whose translation is MPASLAVPSFEALFREHRGAVLRFAQRRLESDEAAWDVVSETFLAAWRHWQRRPAASDEIRAWLYGIAGNVVRNQRRAGIRRLRLEVRMVGFGLATDPTALTDEDIADEAVRRDMAWQALERLSPDDREILQLAGWEGLDLRGLSVALEVSAATAKVRLHRARRRLEAALAEAASTPTVAEAPASMTFQEGS
- a CDS encoding CU044_5270 family protein; this translates as MMSDRDDRGDIDDLVVVRELLSASNPVADAPLSAVEQRRGEDLLALLLADPSARSHRPGRRRGRAVVRGRRGVLTAAATVLVLASALLGLTVVRTHDQATALPLLPEPLLTATTGDHDRAVAALSEAARRQRESAQAGSGTVIYVRTQSYGLDVAVARHKATTTARTTITDLWRGNDGAVHSERYIQQIDRAGADIGGPTPPDDDWIEGRSDRPPVPPEYDPALTPTDPSQILARLKAYAVARGYPVDLWVTSEVLRFLSTGLTNPAQNAALYEVLAQIPAVFDAGPTRDHAGRPGHAVGLVVSDKSSLSLGVAYVIFSDTGAPLTIEQVGTPPPPGLHLPNVPTIMDYIEIITTRRVPTVGATK